In Pseudoalteromonas tetraodonis, the genomic window CGATTACTTGTGGATCAAGCTGACGTGAAGATGAATCAAGAGGGTCTACCGCTGGGTAGATACCTAGTGATGCGATATCACGTGAAAGTACCACTGTTGCATCTAAGTGAGCAAACGTTGTTGCTGGAGATGGATCCGTTAAATCATCCGCAGGTACGTATACCGCTTGGATTGAAGTAATTGAACCCGTCTTAGTAGATGCGATACGCTCTTGAAGTACACCCATTTCTTCAGCAAGTGTAGGCTGGTAACCTACCGCTGATGGCATACGACCAAGAAGTGCTGATACTTCTGTACCCGCAAGTGTGTAACGGTAGATGTTATCTACGAAGAAAAGTACGTCACGACCTTCGTCACGGAACTTCTCAGCCATAGTAAGACCTGTTAACGCTACGCGTAAACGGTTACCCGGTGGCTCGTTCATCTGACCGTATACAAGCGATACTTTATCAAGTACGTTTGAATCGTTCATTTCATGGTAGAAATCGTTACCCTCACGAGTACGCTCACCAACACCTGCGAATACTGAGTAACCGCTGTGCTCGATTGCGATGTTACGGATAAGTTCCATCATGTTTACGGTTTTACCAACACCGGCACCACCGAATAAACCAACTTTACCACCTTTAGCGAATGGACATACAAGGTCGATTACCTTGATACCCGTTTCTAAAAGTTCTACTGAGCTTGATTGCTCTTCGTAAGTAGGTGCTGCACGGTGGATAGACATACGCTCGTCTTCACCGATTGGACCTGCTTCATCAATTGGCTCACCAAGTACGTTCATGATACGACCTAGGGTCTTAGTACCAACTGGAACTTGAATTGCTTCGCCTGTGTTTGCTACTGCAGCACCACGACGTAAACCGTCTGTAGTACCTAGTGCGATAGTACGTACCACACCGCCACCTAGCTGCTGTTGAACTTCTAAAGTCAAACCAGCTAAATCGCCATCTGTTACTTTTAGCGCGTCATATACGGCTGGCACGCTGTCTTGTGGAAATTCGATATCCACAACGGCGCCGATAATTTGGACGACCTTACCTAAACTCATGTCTATTCCTCTCGTTAATCTTTGCCTGAAGCATTAAACTGCTGCTGAACCAGAACAAATCTCACTAATTTCTTGTGTGATTGCTGCTTGGCGAGCTTTGTTATATACAAGCTGTAACTCATCCATAAGGTCACCGGCATTATCAGTTGCAGCTTTCATTGCAACCATGCGGGCAGCCTGTTCAGAGGCAGCGTTTTCAACTACACCTTGGTATACTTGAGACTCAATGAAACGTACTAACAAAGACTCTAAAATAGCCTCTGGGTTTGGTTCATATAAGTAATCCCACGCATGTGTAGATACTTCTTCTTCAGCTTTTGGCAAAGGGAGTAACTGATCTACTATTGGCTCTTGCTTCATGGTATTAACAAAGTTGTTATATACCAGGAATAAACGGTCAATTTTACCTTCAGAGAATGCATCTAGCATTATTTTTACTGGACCAATTACGTCCTGTACTGAAGGCTTATCTCCAAGACCTGCTTTTTTAGCAAGTACTTGACCACCAAAACGTTGAAAGAAGCCAGCTGCTTTACTACCTAAAGTAGCAAAATCAGCATCTACGCCTTTTTCTTTCCACGCTTTAATCTCTAATGCGACTTTTTTAAACTCGTTTGAGTTTAAACCGCCACACAGACCACGGTCAGTAGAGATAACAATATAACCAACTCGTTTTACTTCACGTTCTTCTAAGAACGGGTGAGTAAAATCAAGATTTGCTTGAGCAACACGACCAATCACTTTACGTAATTTTTCAGCGTATGGACGGCTTGAAGCCACTCGTTCTTGCGCCTTTTTCATTTTAGACGCAGCAACCATTTCCATTGCGCTAGTGATCTTTTGAGTATTTTTAATACTGCCGATCTTGCTTTTAATCTCTTTTCCGCTGGCCATGACTCTCTCTCCGAATCAAGGTGTGCTTTAAGATATAAAGCACACCATTAATAACTAAATTACCAAGTTTGCGTAGACTTGAACTTCTCTAGAAGTTCTTTAAGCTGCGCTTCGATCTCGGCGTTGTAGTTACCAGTTTCATTGATTTGAGCCATAAGCTCTGCGTATGTGCTATTTGCGTAAGAAAGTAAAGCCGCTTCGAAATCCATAATTTTAGCGATTTCGATGTCTTTTAAGTAACCTTTCTCAGCTGCGAATAACGACAAAGACATTTCAGCAACAGACATTGGCGCGTACTGTTTCTGCTTCATTAGCTCTGTTACACGCTCACCATGCTCAAGTTGAGCACGAGTAGCATCATCAAGGTCAGACGCGAACTGCGAGAACGCAGCTAATTCACGGTACTGAGCTAGGGCTAGACGGATACCGCCACCTAGTTTCTTAACGATTTTAGTTTGTGCAGCACCACCAACACGCGATACCGAGATACCAGCATTTACTGCCGGACGGATACCTGAGTTGAATAAGTCAGTTTCTAAGAAGATCTGACCATCGGTGATAGAGATAACGTTTGTCGGTACGAACGCAGAAACGTCGCCGCCTTGAGTTTCAATGATAGGCAATGCCGTCAATGAACCTGTTTTACCTTTCACTTCACCGTTAGTGAATTTTTCAACGTAATCAGTGTTTACACGTGATGCACGCTCTAAAAGACGCGAGTGAAGGTAGAATACGTCACCTGGGTATGCTTCACGGCCTGGTGGACGCTTAAGTAGCAATGAGATTTGACGGTAAGCAACAGCTTGCTTAGATAAATCATCATATACGATTAATGCGTTTTCACCACGGTCACGGAAGTATTCACCCATAGTACAGCCCGAGAACGGTGCTAAGTACTGAAGTGCCGCAGATTCAGAAGCAGATGCTACAACTACGATAGTATTTGCAAGTGCACCGTGCTCTTCTAATTTACGTACTACGTTAGCAATAGTAGATGCTTTTTGACCAACCGCTACGTACACACACTTAACGCCTGTGTCTTTTTGGTTGATGATTGCATCGATTGCTAGTGCAGTTTTACCTGTTTGGCGGTCACCGATAACAAGCTCACGCTGACCACGACCAACTGGGATCATAGCATCGATAGATTTGTAACCAGTTTGCACTGGCTCATCTACTGATTGACGCTCGATTACACCTGGTGCAATTTTTTCTACAGGTTCAAACCCGTCGTTATCTAAAGCGCCTTTACCATCGATAGGAGCACCTAGTGTGTTTACAACACGACCAAGTAGACCCGCACCAACAGGAACTTCTAAAATACGACCAGTTGTGTATACTTTTACGCCTTCTGTAAGGTCAGCGTAAGGACCCATTACTACTGCACCAATTGAGTCGCGCTCAAGGTTTAGTGCGATAGCATAACGGTTGCCAGGAAGCTCAATCATCTCACCTTGCATACAGTCAGCTAGACCGTGGATGCGAATGATACCGTCAGTAACAGATACAATTGTACCTTCGTTACGAGCTTCACTTACAACTTCGAACTTCTCAATACGTTGTTTGATCAGATCTGAAATTTCAGTGGAATTAAGTTGCATGCTCTTTTTCCCAATTACGATTGTAGTGTTGTGGCTAAGCGATTTAATTTACCGCGTAAAGAGCCGTCAATTACAGTGTCACCCGCCTTGATAATAAGGCCGCCAACAACTGTAGCGTCTTCACTACAATTCAGCTTAACTTTGCGTGCGAAACGTTTTTCAAGTGCCGCTACCAATGATTCTTGCTGCGCTGCAGCAAGAGGCGTTGCCGAAATCACGTCAATATCGATTTCTTTGTCATAGTCTGCTTTTAAAGCAGAAAATAAATGAGCAACTTCAGGTAGTGCAATCAAACGTCCATTTTCAGCCATCACCTTAACTAGGTTCTGACCTTGTTCGTTGAGCTGCTCACCACATAAGTTAATAAATAACTCAGCTTGTGCAGTAGCAGTAGGCAATCCAGCTAAAATGGTTGATGCCTGTTCATTGCTGGCAACGTGGCCAGCAAAGAACAACATGTCATTCCAACTTTCAATGGTGCCTTTTTCAACGGCAAGTTCAAAAGCCGCTTTAGCGTATGGGCGAGCGATAGTAGTCAATTCAGACATGCTCATACCCTCCTAATTACAGCTCAGCGACAAGTTTTTCAACGATGTCACTATGTGCGGCTTGATTGATTTCGCGCTCTAAAATTCTTTCTGCGCCAACCACAGCCAGAGTTGCTACTTTCTTACGTAGCTCTTCTGTCACACGGTTACGCTCTGATTCAATTTCAGAGTGCCCTTGAGCAATAATTTTTTCACGCTCTTGCTGACCACGAACAGTTTCTTCGTCAACAATTAGCACGGCACGCTTTTTAGCTTGATCAATGATATCAGCCGCTTGAGCCTTTGCATCTTTAAGCTGTTCTGCAGCTTTGTGTTGCGCAAGTTCTAAGTCTTTTTCGGCTCTATCAGAGGCAGCTAAACCATCTTCGATTTTCTTCTGGCGAGCTTCAATTGCACCGTTTAGTGGTGGCCATACGTATTTCATACAAAATAATACGAACACCGTAAACGCAATTAATTCACCGATAAGAGTGGCGTTTAAGTTCACAACCGCTCCTCCTTAAATAGTAAGCTGTTCAAAAAATAAAATTAAAGTACGAACAACAATACCATCGCGATACCAACACCAATCATTGCTACAGCATCGATTAGACCAGCAAGGATAAACATTTTAACTTGTAGCGATGGTGCAAGCTCAGGTTGACGCGCACATGCTTCAAGGAATTTACCGCCCATGTTACCAAAACCGATTGCTGTACCGATTGCACCGAAGCCGATAAGTAAAGCTACTGCGATGTACTTAAGACCTAATACTAGTTCCATTTTTTTCTCCAAAGTTTCAATTGTAATTAAAAGTAAAAATTAAAAGTTATAAATTAGTGATTATCCGAACTTGCCATGCTTAGGTATACGATTGTAAGCATCATAAATACGAATGCTTGCAATACAATTACCAAGATATGGAATACAGCCCACACAAAGTGTAACGGTAGTTGCATTAAACCTATTGCACCGATAAGGATGAAGATTAACTCACCTGCATATAAGTTACCGAACAAACGCAGTGCCAGTGAAAACGGCTTAGAAACCAATGCGATAAGCTCTAGTAATAGGTTAAATGGGATTAAAAGAATCTGCATAGCTGTATTGTTTGAACTAAACGGATGAAGTGTTAGTTCTTTAATAAAACCGCCGATACCCTTTATTTTTATTGAGTAACCAATCATTAGAATGAACACGCCCAGCGCAAGTGCTGCTGTCATGTTGATATCTGTAGTTGGTACAATTTTCATGTATACGTCGTGTGAATCCATACCAAACGCAGTTTCGCCAACAAATCCGGCAAATGCTGGTAGGAAGTCAACTGGGATTAAATCCATTAAGTTCATTAAGAATATCCACACGAATATTGTTAATGCTAATGGTGCAATTAGCTTACTTTTACCGTGGAAGGTATCGCGTACGTTGTCGCCAACGAACTCAACAACCATTTCAATGAAACACTGAAATTTCCCAGGTACACCCAGAGTTGATTTTTTTGCGGCACTACGGAAGATCCATAAAAATATTAGACCTAGTCCGATAGACCATGCGAGGGTATCTACATGCCATGTCCAGAAGCCACTATCCGTACATGCTTTATTGAAGGCAAGACCAGCGTCGGTCGAGCACATCTTAGCATTGGTTAAGTGGTGCTGAATATGGCTAGATAGAGTAACTTCTTCTGCAGCCATGTTATATCCCAAAAGTTAATGTTTAAAAAAAACGGGTGTAAACAATCCTGTAAACAACACCAACACATAAGCACAAAAGAAAGGTAATAAAACTACCGGATAAAGCTTTAGCATTAGTGCAAACAAAACGATTGTTAGCATAAATTTTAATCCGTTGCCGCGTTTCAACGAGGCATACGCTTGATTTGCTCGACTTGCACCCATATATCTGAATGCATAAAGCGCAAATACAAAGTTAGGAAGTACTGCGACAGCGCCACCAGCTAATGCTGAAAGTGCGGCATTGGTTTCCCAACCTATAAAAATTATTAGTGCAGCTAAAAGGGCTACAAATCCCTGAAGGCAAATTAATTTTAATGCGGCAAGCCTATACGGGCCTGCTAACTTATTAGTCACTTTTAATTAACCTTTATGACGCTCTAATTGTCAGGGTATGAAAACTGGCGAAATTATACTTAATCCTGCCAGTTTTGCAACTTGAGTAGGTGCTTTGTAACACAAAATCGCTGTAAATGTCCCTTTTTAGACATCCAATGAATTAATGGTGGGAATAGTCTTGATTGATACGGTTTAAAATACCGTCTAACTCGTCAAGATTAGTGTAAGAAATAACCAACTTCCCTTTGCCTTTCTTGTTGTAATTTATTTCTACTTTTGCCCCTAAGTTATCAGCAAGTTGTTGCTCTAACTGTTTAACATCTGGGTCTTTTTCTATTACTTCTTTTGCTGGAGCAGGCTCTAAAATAGAGCGCACTAGCTTTTCAGTTTCGCGAACGGTCAATGCTTTCGCAACAGCTAAACGGGCTGCATCTGATTGCACTTCACCTTCAAGTGCTAATAAGCAACGAGCGTGACCCATTTCAATGTCACCATGCTCTAACAATATCTTTACATCGTTATTAAGATTATTTAAGCGTAATAAGTTAGTCACGGTCGTACGCGATTTACCAACTGCATCCGCCACTTGTTGATGCGTTAACTCAAACTCATTAAGCAAGCGATTAAGCGCTATCGCTTCTTCCATGGCGTTTAAGTCTTCACGCTGAATATTTTCAATTAGGGCAATAGCAACGGCCGCTTCATCGGGTACATCTTTAATAATACACGGTACAAACTCAAGCTTGGCAATTTGAGCCGCGCGCCAACGACGTTCACCGGCAATAATTTCATAACTGTTATGCGCAACTGGGCGCACAACAATCGGTTGAATTATCCCTTGTGAACGAATTGAACTGGCGAGTTCTTCAAGTGCCTCTTCAGACATGTCTTTACGAGGTTGGTATTTCCCTGAGTGTAAAAACTCGATGGGTAGTTTTTGTAATTCACTGTTGCTAGGCTGTGCCGCATTTTCAACTGCGTTTGTTACATTGGCGCTGTCGTGTTCCTTGCTTTCGCTTGGTGCAGGTTTAGATGAACTTAAAAGTGCATCGAGTCCTCGGCCTAAACCTCGTTTTTTAGCAGACATGTTATTTTTTTACCTCAAAGTTAGGCGACAACGGGAGTTGTTTTTTCTTTTCTGCGTAGCATTTCACCCGCGAGAGCTAAATACGCTTTCGCACCACTTGATGCTCGATCGTAGTACATTGCCGGTGCGCCAAAACTTGGGGCTTCTGCAAGTCGAACATTACGTGGGATCACCGTACGGTATACTTTATCGCCAAAATGTTGTTTTAATTGTTCTGATACATCATTTGCTAATCGATTACGCGGATCGTACATAGTACGAAGTATGCCTTCAATCTGTAAGTTAGGATTAACTAACTTAGCAAGTTGCGTAATCGTATCCATTAATGCAGTTAATCCTTCCAATGCATAATATTCACATTGCATTGGGACTAAAATAGAATCGGCAGCAGCCATGGCATTAACGGTTAACATATTTAAAGAAGGTGGGCAGTCTATAAAAATAAACTCGTACTGATCCTGAATTTTTTCAAGTGCATTGCGTAAGCGTACTTCGCGAGCAAATAATTCCATCAATTTAACTTCTGCAGCGGTCACATCGCCGTTTGCAGCAATCATATGATACTCGCCTGAGGTTTCTTTAATAATCACCTCATCAATAGGCTTATCTTCTATGAGTAAATCATAGATAGTAGGGACGTCACCATATTTGTCGACGCCACTGCCCATGGTCGCATTGCCTTGCGGATCGAGATCTATTAACAGCACTTTACGTTTCGTTGCAGCCATAGATGCAGCGAGATTAACGGCAGTGGTCGTTTTACCTACTCCGCCTTTTTGATTTGCTAATGCGATGACTTTTGCCACAGTGTCTCTGATCCCTAGTCTTTAGAAAGAATTATTAAATGTCGTTGTGCATCTAAATCGGGTACTTCTAATGCAATTTTTTGCTCAAACTTAACACCAGCAGGGAGTGAGTCTAATTCCTCACTTGGAAATACCCCTTTAAGTGCAATGAACTTACCTGAATGATCGATTAAGTGCGAACACCAGTCAATCATATCTTGTAACGATGCAAATGCACGACTTAGTACGCCATCTAATTTAACACTTGGTTGATATTCTTCAACTCTTGACTGCACAGGGGTCACATTATCAAGGCCAAGCTCATGTTTAACATGCATTAAAAAACGTACACGTTTACCTAAACTATCTAATAATACAAACTGCGTATCGGGTAAGGCAATAGCTAACACTATGCCCGGTAAACCAGGACCTGTGCCAACATCAATATATTGATGACCGGTCAAGTGAGGCGCAACAACTAAGCTATCCATTATATGTTTAACCATCATTTCTTGAGGTAAACGTACTGAGGTTAAATTATAGGCTTTATTCCACTTATCGAGTAATTCGACATAGCGAACAAGTTGTTGCTGTTGTTTTTGTGTTAGCGCAATATCAGTTTGCGCTAACAAAGTTGTTAATTGTTGCTGTAACACAATGTACCTTTACCGTTACGCAGTTTTGCGCAACAAGCCTTGCTTCTTCAGATACACTAATAATAGCGAAATCGCCGCTGGGGTGATACCAGAAATACGCGAAGCTTGACCAATAGTGTCTGGACGAGCATCAATTAGCTTAGCAACAACCTCATTTGATAAACCAGAGACGGTTTTATAATCAAACTCTTTTGGTAAAATTGTTTCTTCATGACGAAGCTGCTTATTGATCTCATCTTGCTGGCGTGCAATGTAACCTGCGTACTTAGTATGAATTTCAACCTGCTCTAAGGCGGCCTTATTGGTAAACTCAGATCCGAGTCCTTCAATAGCCATCAAGTCGTTATAACGCACTTCAGGTCGGCGTAATAATTCTTCTAAGCTGGCTTCACGCACAAGTGGCGTTTTTAGTAATTCATTTACTTGATCAACAACCGCATGATCTTTATGGATCCAGGTATCTTTAATACGCTGTTTCTCTTTAGCGATCACTTCCATTTTTTCGTTGAATGCTTGCCAACGTTCATCGTTAACTAAACCTAATTCACGGCCTTTTTCAGTTAAACGTATATCAGCGTTGTCTTCACGTAGTAACAAACGGTATTCAGCACGGCTAGTAAACATGCGGTACGGTTCTTTTGTACCCAGTGTTGCTAGGTCGTCAATTAGTACGCCAACATAGGCTTCATCACGACGTGGCGTCCACGACTCTTTGCCTTGCACTTGTAATGCCGCATTCATACCTGCGATCAGACCTTGTGCGCCCGCTTCTTCGTAACCGGTCGTACCATTAATCTGACCAGCAAAAAATAAACCATCAATAAATTTAGTTTCTAATGATTGTTTTAAGTCGCGCGGATCAAAAAAGTCATATTCAATAGCGTAGCCAGGACGACAAATATGTGCATTTTCAAATCCGGTGATCGATTGCACAATTTCTAACTGCACATCGAACGGTAAGCTGGTTGAAATACCGTTAGGATATAACTCGTATGACGTTAAGCCTTCTGGCTCTACAAATATCTGGTGCTTATCTTTATCAGCAAAACGGACAATTTTATCTTCAATAGACGGACAGTAACGTGGGCCTATTCCTTCGATAACACCTGAGTACATAGGTGAGCGATGTAAGTTTTTGCGAATAACATCATGTGTTTTTTCATTTGTGTAAGTGATGTAACACGGAATTTGTTGTGGGTGATCACTTTGTTTACCCATAAATGAGAATACCGGTGTTGGTGCATCACCTGGTTGTTCTTGCATTTTAGAAAAATCAACAGTGCGTGCATCAATACGTGGTGGTGTGCCTGTTTTTAAACGATCCACTCTAAATGGAAGTTCGCGTAAACGATCAGCCAATGCAATTGAAGGTGGATCGCCTGCACGGCCACCTTTAAAGTTTTCAAGACCGATATGAATTTGGCCACCTAAGAATGTGCCTACGGTTAGTACTACACTAGGAGCACTGAAACGCAGACCCATTTGGGTAACGACACCTGTTACACGGTTGTTTTCAACGATAAGATCATCACATGATTGTTGAAAAATCTTTAAGTTTTCTTGGTTTTGAAGTGTGTTCTGAATAGCCGCTTTGTACAAAGCACGATCCGCTTGAGCACGAGTAGCTCGTACAGCAGGGCCTTTAGAAGAATTAAGCGTACGGAATTGGATCCCGCCTTTGTCAATAGCCTGAGCCATTGCGCCACCAAGAGCATCAATTTCTTTAACTAAGTGGCCTTTGCCAATGCCACCAATCGCTGGGTTACAAGACATTTGACCAAGGGTATCCATATTGTGAGTCAGCAGCAGGGTATTCATCCCCATACGGGCAGCTGCCAATGCGGCTTCAGTGCCAGCATGTCCACCACCTACTACGATAACGTCAAAATTTTCGTGAAAAATCATTAATGGGATCCTACTTAAATCAAACCAGTAAACTTCAAAAGGGAGCGTATTCTACCTAGAAATTAGCAGAAGATAAATGATTAAACAGTGCTCAAGATCTAAGTAAGTGATCTCTAATAATATAAAGGATCTTTTAAAGAGATCTTTTAATACTATTACTACTACTGATCAGCTTTTCTGTTGATAAGCTTTAGATCATGATTAAAAACATATAATTAGATCGGATCTAAAAGTGTTAATATGATCGGATCTTCAGGTAAATAAGCTCTGATCAAAACAGGCTGTTATGCACAGGCCGATCAAGTCTCGATCTTATCCCATGGATAAGCATGGTTAAAAAAGCAGTTTAATCAGTGTTTATCCACAAAATCTGTTAAATTATTAGTAAATTGTGGGTAACTTTATTTATAACTTTTTACTTGATCTTTCTATTTTAGACCTGTTTTTGCTATCCACGAGTCTAACCAAGCTAAGGCCGTATCTTCTGGAAGTGCTTCATCAAGAATATTCAGTTCTAAGCGCGGTGCTAACTGTATCGCGCCTTTTTGGCTTAAAAGCGTATCTATATTACGCCCTGCAAGGTTATACGTGTCATAACTGGTATCACCTAAAGCAATGACCGTGTACTTTAAGTGCGATAAATCATCAACTTGAGATAACTCATCAACAAAGTTAATAAGGTTTTCTGGGTAATCACCCGCACCATAGGTTGATGTACAAATTAACCAAATGGTATTTTGCTGATCTATTTCACTAAATTCAGGTTGATCATGTAGTTGGGTATTAATACCTTGGCTATTAAGCGCATCGTTTAGTTGCTCGGCAACGTATTCTGCGGATCCCATTTGACTACCAACGATAAGATTTACTGAACTCATGAATATTTGTGATCACTATTAGTTTTAATTGCCGCCTATGATAGCCCAGTGAGTATAACAGTAAAGTTAAGAGTGCCATTTTGTATAACTATTTTTGTACTTATTTAAGCCTTCACTTAAATGTACTGCTTAACTACTTGATAATTAAAGGTTTAACAAAATATCTTTAAATGTAATCTTCTGATCAAGTTGTTGATAAGGTTGGGGAAAGCTCTGCTTAACTATCAATTAAAGTTGCAGTTTTATTGCTAAGTCATTGATTTTATATTTAGTATTTGCCACCAGCGATTGAAAATAAACGTATAGATGCTTGTTGATCTTAATGTGGATATAAAGCTTGTTGATAACCTTAAATTGGGATCGAAAAAAATTTTAAAAAATGATCTATTTGATTAGATCAGGCTAAATAACCATTATTATTTTTTATAAACAGCCCTTTTTTAATTAAATACAGCTTATTTCCCCATTTTAAAGACGTTTAATTCCTCGCTGAAGCAAAAAAACACGCAATTGTGGATAACTGATCTGCAAAAAAATAAATTTGAGTGATCTAAAGTGAATATTTAACTGAATTTTGCTGGTGGTGTAGACGAACAAAACGTATTTTTTAGTTACGTTTTGTTTTTATGACTTGATAATTCCCCCTATTCAAACATGGATAACCAATGCTATAGCTTCAGTTTTAGAGTGTTTAATAAGCATAACTACAGCTATTTTTTCTATAAATTAAGGCGTTCTAGCCGCTATTTGCTGTGATTATTGGCCTTGTAAAATCTTTTATGTACATTATTAAAGGCGAATTGAGGCTGATATAAGTGCAGCTTAAACTGTATTTGTAGTCTGTTTGGTTTTTAAAGTGGATTATTAAAACACAGCTAGGTGAGTTGTTATTGTAAATATTAGGCATGAAAAAGAGCGCCTAAGCGCCCTTAATAAATTATATCGTTACTTATTAATTTGACTATTTACCGATACAAAACGAGCTAAATATTTTGCCAAGTAGATCATCTGAGGTAAATTCACCAGTTATTTCGTTAAGATACTGCTGCGTTAAACGCAGTTCTTCAGCCAAAATTTCACCGGCCACATGCATTTCTAATTGTGTTTTACCGGTATCTAAGTGGTAGGCTGCATGCTCAAGGGCATCTAAGTGACGACGACGCGCCATAAATCCACCCTCTGTGGCCCCATCAAAACCAATACAGGCTTTTAAGTGCTCACGCACTAGTTCTATGCCGTCAGCATTCTTAGCGCTTAAACTGATGACCGGATATTGTTGCTCTTGATCCATACCGACTACATCACCTGATAAATCGGCTTTGTTTCTGATCACGGTCACGCCCATACCTTGGGGTAACTTAGCCATAAATTCTGGCCAAATAGCATGAGGGTCGGTATCGGCTGTATCTGTACCATCAAGCATAAATAACACGCGATCGGCTTGGTTTATTTCATCCCATGCACGCTCAATACCTATTTGTTCAACGCGATCTGGGCTTTCACGCAGGCCTGCGGTGTCGATTATATGTAGTGGCATACCATCTATATGTATGTGCTCACGAAGTACATCGCGGGTGGTGCCGGCTATTTCAGTTACGATTGCCGCTTCTCGTCCTGCTAATGCATTAAGTAAGCTTGATTTGCCTGCATTAGGACGACCTGCAATAACGACACGCATACCTTCGCGCATTATGCTACCTTGTTTGGCTTGATTGGTAACCGCATTAAGTTGCTCAATAATGGCATTCAAATCACCGCCTACTTTTCCGTCTGATAAAAAATCGATTTCTTCATCAGGAAAATCAATAGCCGCTTCTACATACATACGTAAGTGAATGACTTTTTCTACTAAGGTTTCTATATGCTTAGAGAATTGACCTTGAAGTGACTGTAGGGCGCTTTTGGCCGCTTGTTCACTGGTTGCATTAATTAAATCGGCAATAGCTTCAGCTTGAGTTAAATCAAGCTTGTCGTTCATAAAGGCA contains:
- a CDS encoding ParA family protein, which codes for MAKVIALANQKGGVGKTTTAVNLAASMAATKRKVLLIDLDPQGNATMGSGVDKYGDVPTIYDLLIEDKPIDEVIIKETSGEYHMIAANGDVTAAEVKLMELFAREVRLRNALEKIQDQYEFIFIDCPPSLNMLTVNAMAAADSILVPMQCEYYALEGLTALMDTITQLAKLVNPNLQIEGILRTMYDPRNRLANDVSEQLKQHFGDKVYRTVIPRNVRLAEAPSFGAPAMYYDRASSGAKAYLALAGEMLRRKEKTTPVVA
- the mioC gene encoding FMN-binding protein MioC; protein product: MSSVNLIVGSQMGSAEYVAEQLNDALNSQGINTQLHDQPEFSEIDQQNTIWLICTSTYGAGDYPENLINFVDELSQVDDLSHLKYTVIALGDTSYDTYNLAGRNIDTLLSQKGAIQLAPRLELNILDEALPEDTALAWLDSWIAKTGLK
- the rsmG gene encoding 16S rRNA (guanine(527)-N(7))-methyltransferase RsmG yields the protein MLQQQLTTLLAQTDIALTQKQQQQLVRYVELLDKWNKAYNLTSVRLPQEMMVKHIMDSLVVAPHLTGHQYIDVGTGPGLPGIVLAIALPDTQFVLLDSLGKRVRFLMHVKHELGLDNVTPVQSRVEEYQPSVKLDGVLSRAFASLQDMIDWCSHLIDHSGKFIALKGVFPSEELDSLPAGVKFEQKIALEVPDLDAQRHLIILSKD
- the mnmG gene encoding tRNA uridine-5-carboxymethylaminomethyl(34) synthesis enzyme MnmG, giving the protein MIFHENFDVIVVGGGHAGTEAALAAARMGMNTLLLTHNMDTLGQMSCNPAIGGIGKGHLVKEIDALGGAMAQAIDKGGIQFRTLNSSKGPAVRATRAQADRALYKAAIQNTLQNQENLKIFQQSCDDLIVENNRVTGVVTQMGLRFSAPSVVLTVGTFLGGQIHIGLENFKGGRAGDPPSIALADRLRELPFRVDRLKTGTPPRIDARTVDFSKMQEQPGDAPTPVFSFMGKQSDHPQQIPCYITYTNEKTHDVIRKNLHRSPMYSGVIEGIGPRYCPSIEDKIVRFADKDKHQIFVEPEGLTSYELYPNGISTSLPFDVQLEIVQSITGFENAHICRPGYAIEYDFFDPRDLKQSLETKFIDGLFFAGQINGTTGYEEAGAQGLIAGMNAALQVQGKESWTPRRDEAYVGVLIDDLATLGTKEPYRMFTSRAEYRLLLREDNADIRLTEKGRELGLVNDERWQAFNEKMEVIAKEKQRIKDTWIHKDHAVVDQVNELLKTPLVREASLEELLRRPEVRYNDLMAIEGLGSEFTNKAALEQVEIHTKYAGYIARQQDEINKQLRHEETILPKEFDYKTVSGLSNEVVAKLIDARPDTIGQASRISGITPAAISLLLVYLKKQGLLRKTA
- the mnmE gene encoding tRNA uridine-5-carboxymethylaminomethyl(34) synthesis GTPase MnmE, with translation MINQDTIAAQATAPGRGGVGIIRVSGSLAKQVAEKIVGKIPKVRFADYVPFNNLAGDQLDQGIAIYFAGPHSFTGEDVLELQGHGGPVVLDMLLKEISKIDGVRLAKPGEFSERAFMNDKLDLTQAEAIADLINATSEQAAKSALQSLQGQFSKHIETLVEKVIHLRMYVEAAIDFPDEEIDFLSDGKVGGDLNAIIEQLNAVTNQAKQGSIMREGMRVVIAGRPNAGKSSLLNALAGREAAIVTEIAGTTRDVLREHIHIDGMPLHIIDTAGLRESPDRVEQIGIERAWDEINQADRVLFMLDGTDTADTDPHAIWPEFMAKLPQGMGVTVIRNKADLSGDVVGMDQEQQYPVISLSAKNADGIELVREHLKACIGFDGATEGGFMARRRHLDALEHAAYHLDTGKTQLEMHVAGEILAEELRLTQQYLNEITGEFTSDDLLGKIFSSFCIGK
- a CDS encoding ParB/RepB/Spo0J family partition protein yields the protein MSAKKRGLGRGLDALLSSSKPAPSESKEHDSANVTNAVENAAQPSNSELQKLPIEFLHSGKYQPRKDMSEEALEELASSIRSQGIIQPIVVRPVAHNSYEIIAGERRWRAAQIAKLEFVPCIIKDVPDEAAVAIALIENIQREDLNAMEEAIALNRLLNEFELTHQQVADAVGKSRTTVTNLLRLNNLNNDVKILLEHGDIEMGHARCLLALEGEVQSDAARLAVAKALTVRETEKLVRSILEPAPAKEVIEKDPDVKQLEQQLADNLGAKVEINYNKKGKGKLVISYTNLDELDGILNRINQDYSHH